The DNA window CGGACCCGCTGCCGCCGCCGGACCGGGCGCCGCTGATCGAGTTCGTGGGCGATTCCGACACCGTGGGCTATGGCAACACCGCCCCGGGCCGCGACTGCACGCCCGAACAGCAATATCTGGCCACCGACACCTCGATGGCCTACGGGCCGATGGCGGCGCGGGCGCTGGATGCCGATTACCGGATCGTCGCGGCCTCGGGGATCGGGCTTGTGCGCAATCTGGGCGGCGATCACGGTCCGGCCATGCAGGACCTGTATGACCGGACGATCCCGTCCCGTCCCGGCACCGCGCCGCAGCAGCCCGCCGACGTGATCGTGATCGCCGTGGGATCGAACGATTTCGCGGAACGGCCCGACCTGAAGGAAGGGCACCAGAACCTGATGCGCCAGCAGCGGATCTTCGCGTCCCGCCTGTTGCGGTTCATGCGCGCGCGGCGGGCCGAGGCACCCTCTGCCCGGATCGTCCTGCTGGTCTTTGGCGAATACGGCCGCAATCTGGTCGAGGCGCATGAAGAGGCGCGCGACGCCTTTGCGGCGGATGGCGACCGGGCCGATCTGCTGATCCTGCCGGAACTGGCGCGCACGGCCTGTCACTGGCACCCGTCGCTGAACGACCACCAGATCATCGCGGGGATGCTCACCGACCTGCTGCAATCGCCCCGACCGGCGTCGGAACCGGGCGAGGATCGCGACGGCGACTTTCCCCCAAGCTGATTCTGTCCTAACCTGCCGGGCCAGGGTCGGGTGGCGGCACCACGCGCCGCCGACCCTTGCCGATAGCCGACGGAGCCGCGACCGACATGCCGATGCGATCCCTGCGCCCGCTGGCCAACAAGATGCGTCGGCTGGCCCGGCTGCGTCAGCCCGGCCTGCTGGATCTTGCCGTGGACAGTTGGGAAATCTCGCCCGCCGAGATCGTGGACGTGCCGCCGGTGATCTGCCTGCCCGGACAGGCCGACCGCATCACCCGCACCGAATTTGCCAGCCTCGACACCGTCCTGCGGTCGCTGGACGGCGATCCGGCCACGCCGATGGCCGCGACGCGGGGCTATCTGCTGCGCGACGTCGATTTCGTCGACGGCGTGCTTTACGCCGGTCGGGCCGAGCTGCATCTGCGCGCCCGGTCCCGGTCGGCGCTGGCGCATCGGCGGCCCGTCCGCAGCATGTCGGGCGCGCTTTACGAGACATGGGTGGGCAATCGCTGGTTCGGCAACTGGCTGCTGGACGATTGCCTGACCTATCGTCTGGCCGAGGATGCGGGCCATCCCGTCACCTCGACGCCCGAACGCGGCGGCCATGTCCCGCGATACGAGGACTTGCTGGACATGTCGCCGCGCCGGGTCGGGGACGTTCATTTCGACGAATTGATCCTGTTCGACGACCATCCGAACAATTCCGGTCGTCTGGCGCGCGCCCAGGACATGCGCGCCCGGCTGCTGAAGGGCCGCGATCCGCAGCCCAATCCTGGCGTCTTTCTGTATCGCGGCCGCAGCGGCGATGCGCGGGTTCTGGAAAACGAGGATGAGCTGGCCGAAAAGCTGCACGTCCATTACGGCTTTCGGGTGATGTTCCCCGAGGATCACACGGTCGATGAATTGCTGGACGCCTGCGGCGCCACGCAGATCGTGGCCGGGGTTGAGGGCAGCCAGCTGAATCACGGCATGACGGTGATGCCGCCCGGCGGCACGCTGCTGACCCTGCAACCGGCCGACCGCGCGACGACGGCGATGAAGCTTCTGACCGACCGCTGGCAACAGCGTTTCGCGATGATCGTGGGTCCGGGGACCGCCGGTTCCTTTCGCATTCCATGGGACGATGTCCGGCGCACGCTGGACCTGATCCTGTAGTTTTGGACAATTTGGCTGCATTCAGGTCAATATGAGATTGAAATGACAGGGCCCGCCGGTCATTTTGCAGCCTCGGAAAGGGTTGAGCCGTTGGCGGCGATACATCCTTTGCATGTTTTGCAAGTTCGGAGTTTTCGGCCAGTGTGGCAACAGATACGCAAAGATTACGACCGGCACGGACGCCGGATCACCGATGCGGCGTTCATATCGCTGGCTGTCCATCGCTATGGCCGGTGGGCGATGCAGCGCCGGAACCGCGTGGCGCGCTGGATCGCCAACAAGGTCTATGGGCTGATGACGATCCTGATCCTGAACGTGACCAAGGTCTGGATTCCGCCGAATGTGCAGCTGGGCGAGGATTTTCATATTATCCATGCCGAAGGCTCGCTGTCGATCCATCCCGACGTGGTGATCGGGGACCGCTGCGGCGTCATGCACAACGTCACCATCGGCACCAATATGGGACCGGGCGCGCCGAAGATCGGCGATGACGTGTTCATCGGCGTCAACGCGACCGTGCTGGGCCGCATCAGGATCGGCAACCGCGTGCGCATCGGCGCAAACACCGCGGTGACGACCAATGTTCCCGATGACTGCATCGTCGTCGGATCGCCCGGACGGATCTTTCCCAGCCTGCCGATCTTCGCGCAGAAGAAAAAGGCGGAACAGCCGTGATCGCGGGCGGCGATTCCTCGATGTGGCGGCTGCTGGCCGACAATCTGCCTGCCCGTCCGGACAAGGTGGCGCTGATCGACGCGCGGCGGCAGGCAAGCTTTGCCGAGGTCGCGGCCGAGGCCGGGCGCGTGGCGGCCTGGCTGGCGGAACGCGGCGTAAATCCGGGCGACCGGGTGATCGTGCATCTGCGCAAGGGCATCGACGAGGTGACGGCGATGTTCGGCGCCTGGAAGATCGGCGCGGTGGTGGTGAACGTGAACCATCAGTGGACGCCGGCGCAACTGTCCTATGTGGCGGGCGACTGCCGGGCACGCGCGGCCATTCTGGGCGCGAACGTGCTGAAGGGGCTGGCCGCCGATCCGCTGCCGGGATCGGTCGAACATCTGCTGGTGCAGGGGCGCGCGACCGCCCTGCCCGACGGCGCGGCGGCATGGGACGATCTGCCCGCCGCCGACGGTCCCGAGGCGCGCGTCGATCCCGGCGATCTGGCGGCGATCATCTATACCTCGGGGTCGACCGGCAAACCCAAGGGCGTGATGCTGAGCCATCGCAACATCCGCGTGGGCGCGGTGTCGGTCTCGCAATATCTGGGGCTGGCTGCGGATGACCGGCTGCTGTCGGTCCTGCCCTACAGCTTCGATGCCGGGCTGAACCAGCTGACCGATGCGTTGCTGATGGGGGCGACGGTGATCCACCAGCCCGTCGCGATGCCGTCCGAGGTGGTGCGGATGGCCGCCGAACACGGCGCCACGACCATCGCGGGCGTGCCGCCGCTGTGGAATCAGGTGGTGCGCTATCTGGCCGATGCCGCCATCCCGCTGCCCGCCCTGCGGCGGGTAACCAATACGGGGGGCAAGATTCCCCCCAATATCCTGGAACTGATGCCGCAGGTGTTTCCCGGCGCCGACATCTTTCTGATGTATGGTTTGACCGAGGCATTCCGGTCCACCTATCTGCCGCCCGCAAAGTTCGCGCGCAAGATGGGCTCGATCGGGCAGGCGATCCCGAACGCGCAGATCTTCGTGGTCCGCCATGGCGAGGGGATCGCGGGGCCGGGACAGCAGGGCGAACTGGTCCATGCCGGCCCGCTGGTCAGCATGGGATACTGGGAACGCCCCGATCTGACCGCCGAAAAGATCCGCGTGCTGCCGGAGTTGCGCGACGTGCTGGGCGATGCGCCGGTGGTCTGCTCGGGCGATCTGGTGCGCGTGGACGAGGACGGCGATCTGTGGTTCGTCAGCCGCATGGACGACATGATCAAGACGCAGGGATTCCGCCTGTCGCCCACCGAGGTCGAGGATATCGTGTCGCAATCGGGCATCGTGACCGATGTGGTCGCCTTCGGAATCGAGGATGACGATGCCGGCCAGGTCGTTCATGTCGCCGCCAGCCTGATCGGACAGGCGGATGCGCCCGCGCTGCTGGCCCACTGCCGCCGGGCCATGGCGCATTACATGGTTCCGCGCCATATTCACCCGTGGGCAGGGGCGATGCCCCGCACCGCCAGCGGCAAGCTGGACCGCCCCGCCATCATCGCCGCCGCCAGGGCGGCCCGCCAGAAGGACATTGCATGAGCCTGACCGCCGACGACCTGATCCGCTTTATCCGCGACGAGTTGAACATCGAGGACGAGATCGACCCCGAAACCGAGCTGTTCTCGACCGGGATCCTCGATTCCGTCGCGATGATGAACATCATCGGCTTTGTCGAGGAAAAGACCGGGATCGAGGTGCGCCCCGCCGATGTGACGCTGGAGAATTTCGACACCTGCCAACGGATCGTGGAATACGCGCGTGAACAGGCCTGAACCCGACACCGACCGCATCCTGACGCAGGCGGCGGAACGGTTCGGCACGCCCGCCTATGTCTATCTGACCGATGTGATCGAGGCGCGGATCGCGGCGTTGCAGGCGGCGTTCGGCCGCTGGTTCAGGCTGTCCTATGCGATGAAGTGCAACCCGAACCCGGCGCTGCTGGCCTGGCTGAACGGGCGCGTGCCGTTCATCGACGTGTCCTCGGGCGGGGAATTCCTGCTGGCGACCGGCGCGGGCTGGGATGCAGGCCGGGCCAGCTTTACCGGCCCCGCCAAGCGCGAGGTCGAGTTGCGCACGGCCATCGGCGCGGGTCTGGGCGAGTTGGTGATCGAATCGCTGCGCGAGGCGCGGCTGGCGGATCGCATCGCGGCCGGGCTGGGGCGGCGTCAGAACGTGCTGATCCGCATCGCGCCCGACCGCGTGCCCAAGGGTTTCGGCGACCAGATGGCGGGCCGGCCCAGCCCTTTCGGCATCGACGTGGAAGAGGCCCCCGAGGCGCTGGCCCAGATCATGGCGCTGCCCAATCTGCGCGTCGCGGGGCTGCACATCTATTCCGGCACGCAATGCCTGAAACCCGCCGCCATCGTGGAAAACTGGGGCATCTTCACCGCCATCTTCCGCGATCTGTGCGCGTCCCACGACCTGCGCCCCGACCGGCTGATCTTTGGCGCGGGTCTGGGCATCCCCTATCACCCGGGCGATGCGCCGCTGGATCTGGAACAGGTGGCGGCGGGCGCGGCCGACGATCTGGACGCGCTGACATCCGATCCGCGCTTTGCGGACACCGAACTGGTGCTGGAACTGGGCCGCTATCTGGTCGGCCCGGCGGGGTACTTCGTCACCCGCGTCACCTCGGTCAAAGACTCGCGCGGCACCCGGATCGCGATCTGCGACGGGGGCATGAACACGCATCTGGCGGCATCGGGGCATTTCGGCATGGTGCTGCGCCGGAACTATGTCATCCATCGCGTCGGCGGCGGCGAGGGCGAGGTGAAGACCGACATCTCCGGCCCGCTTTGCACCTCGATCGACAAGCTGGGCACGAATGTCGTCCTGCCGCGTCTGGATGAGGGCGATCTGATCGCGATCCATGCCAGCGGCGCCTATGGTCCGACCTCAAGCCCGGTGAACTTCATCAGCCACCCCACCCCACGCGAGATCGTCGCCGAGGGCGGGCAATTGCGCGACGCCACCCGGATCGAAGGGGCGGGGCTGCGCGACTAAGGCCCGCTCTGGACGGCGGGGCGGGGATACGGTTCTATGGTGCGCGAGGATAACCGGAGGCGGCCATGGACGATCTTGAACGGCGCATCGCGCAGGCGCGCGGCGATGAACCGGCCGATCTGGTGCTGCGCGGCGGGCGTGTGTTCGATCTGATCACCGGCGAGACGATCGAGGGCGATGTCGCGATCTGCGGCGACCGGATCGCGGGCGTGGGCGATTATCAGGGACGCGAGGTGATCGACGTCACCGGACTGACGCTGGTGCCGGGGTTCATCGACACGCATCTGCACGTCGAATCCAGCCTGGTCACGCCCTTCGAATTCGACCGCTGCGTGACCCCGCGCGGCATCACCACCGCGATCTGCGACCCGCACGAGATCGCCAATGTCATCGGTCTGGACGGCATCCGGTATTTCCAGCAGGCCTCGCCGCATCTGCTGATGGATCTGCGGGTGCAACTGCCGTCCTGCGTGCCCTCGACCCAGATGGAGACCGCCGGCGCGCGGATCGAAGCGGACGATCTGCGCGAGGTCATGGACCATCCCTCGGGCATCGGGCTGGCCGAATTCATGAACTATCCCGGCGTCATCCACCGCGATCCGACCGCAATGGCCAAGCTGCGCCTGTTTGCGGGCAAGCATATCGACGGGCATTGCCCGCAACTGTCCGGGCGCGACCTGAACGCCTATGTCGCCGCCGGCATCCGCACCGAGCACGAGGCGACGACGGCCGACGAGGCGCGGGAAAAGCTGCGCAAGGGGATGCGGGTGCTGATCCGCGAGGGTTCGGTCAGCAAGGATCTGCGGGCGCTGCAACCGGTGCTGGACGAACGCACGTCGCCCTATATGTGCCTGTGCACGGATGATCGCAATCCGCTGGACATCGCGGAACACGGCCATCTGGATCACATGATCCGCACGCTGATCGTGATCGGCACGCCGCCGCTGGCCGCCTATCGCGCCGCCTCGCTGTCGGGGGCCGAGGCGTTCGGCCTGAAGGATCGCGGGCTGATCGCGCCGGGGCTGCGCGCCGATATCGTGGCGCTGGACAGTCTGGAGGGTTGTCACGCGCAGATCGTGCTGTGCGCCGGCAGGGTCGTGGACGCGGCGGCCTTTGCCTCGCGCGGCAGCGTGGCGCCGGTGGGGCGCAACTCCGTCCGCGCGCCGCGTGTCGGCGCCGCCGATTTCCGCTGCACGGGCAACCGGGTCGAAACCGATGTGATCGGCATCGAGGAAGGCCGGATCATCACCCGCCATTTGGTGGAAGACATCGCGCCGCAGGACGGCGACAAGCGGCCGGACACGTCGCGCGACCTGCTGCGGATCGCGGTGATCGAACGGCACGGCAAGAACGGCAACATCGCGACCGGCTTCGTGCGCGGCTTCGGCATGACGCGCGGCGCGATGGCCGGCACGGTCTGCCACGATCACCACAACATCGCCGTGGTCGGCGCGGATTATGACGACATGGCGCTGGCCGCGAACCGGCTGTCGGCCATCGAAGGCGGGTTCGTGGTGGCGGAAAACGGCCGCATCCTGGCCGAGCTTGCCTTGCCGGTCGCCGGGCTGATGAGCCTTGAGCCGTTCGAGACGGTGCGCGACCGGCTGGCCGATCTGCGCCGCGCGG is part of the Paracoccus stylophorae genome and encodes:
- a CDS encoding SGNH/GDSL hydrolase family protein — translated: MSGGKIWVMLPALASAGLLSLGLWAGQPQPPVTGPTPPVATGPRAPAGMTVQFQAGSRPDAAMSPLPARVTGRAARDGDGYLHQWPGFHATARFSGTAVALAIDDSVNRYRVTLDETQIVLTRVGAGMLRIGGLAPGRHQIRLEKLSESAQIARFDGFFLPAGADPLPPPDRAPLIEFVGDSDTVGYGNTAPGRDCTPEQQYLATDTSMAYGPMAARALDADYRIVAASGIGLVRNLGGDHGPAMQDLYDRTIPSRPGTAPQQPADVIVIAVGSNDFAERPDLKEGHQNLMRQQRIFASRLLRFMRARRAEAPSARIVLLVFGEYGRNLVEAHEEARDAFAADGDRADLLILPELARTACHWHPSLNDHQIIAGMLTDLLQSPRPASEPGEDRDGDFPPS
- a CDS encoding AMP-binding protein is translated as MIAGGDSSMWRLLADNLPARPDKVALIDARRQASFAEVAAEAGRVAAWLAERGVNPGDRVIVHLRKGIDEVTAMFGAWKIGAVVVNVNHQWTPAQLSYVAGDCRARAAILGANVLKGLAADPLPGSVEHLLVQGRATALPDGAAAWDDLPAADGPEARVDPGDLAAIIYTSGSTGKPKGVMLSHRNIRVGAVSVSQYLGLAADDRLLSVLPYSFDAGLNQLTDALLMGATVIHQPVAMPSEVVRMAAEHGATTIAGVPPLWNQVVRYLADAAIPLPALRRVTNTGGKIPPNILELMPQVFPGADIFLMYGLTEAFRSTYLPPAKFARKMGSIGQAIPNAQIFVVRHGEGIAGPGQQGELVHAGPLVSMGYWERPDLTAEKIRVLPELRDVLGDAPVVCSGDLVRVDEDGDLWFVSRMDDMIKTQGFRLSPTEVEDIVSQSGIVTDVVAFGIEDDDAGQVVHVAASLIGQADAPALLAHCRRAMAHYMVPRHIHPWAGAMPRTASGKLDRPAIIAAARAARQKDIA
- a CDS encoding acyl carrier protein, which produces MSLTADDLIRFIRDELNIEDEIDPETELFSTGILDSVAMMNIIGFVEEKTGIEVRPADVTLENFDTCQRIVEYAREQA
- a CDS encoding glycosyltransferase family 61 protein, encoding MPMRSLRPLANKMRRLARLRQPGLLDLAVDSWEISPAEIVDVPPVICLPGQADRITRTEFASLDTVLRSLDGDPATPMAATRGYLLRDVDFVDGVLYAGRAELHLRARSRSALAHRRPVRSMSGALYETWVGNRWFGNWLLDDCLTYRLAEDAGHPVTSTPERGGHVPRYEDLLDMSPRRVGDVHFDELILFDDHPNNSGRLARAQDMRARLLKGRDPQPNPGVFLYRGRSGDARVLENEDELAEKLHVHYGFRVMFPEDHTVDELLDACGATQIVAGVEGSQLNHGMTVMPPGGTLLTLQPADRATTAMKLLTDRWQQRFAMIVGPGTAGSFRIPWDDVRRTLDLIL
- a CDS encoding serine O-acetyltransferase, which encodes MWQQIRKDYDRHGRRITDAAFISLAVHRYGRWAMQRRNRVARWIANKVYGLMTILILNVTKVWIPPNVQLGEDFHIIHAEGSLSIHPDVVIGDRCGVMHNVTIGTNMGPGAPKIGDDVFIGVNATVLGRIRIGNRVRIGANTAVTTNVPDDCIVVGSPGRIFPSLPIFAQKKKAEQP
- a CDS encoding type III PLP-dependent enzyme encodes the protein MNRPEPDTDRILTQAAERFGTPAYVYLTDVIEARIAALQAAFGRWFRLSYAMKCNPNPALLAWLNGRVPFIDVSSGGEFLLATGAGWDAGRASFTGPAKREVELRTAIGAGLGELVIESLREARLADRIAAGLGRRQNVLIRIAPDRVPKGFGDQMAGRPSPFGIDVEEAPEALAQIMALPNLRVAGLHIYSGTQCLKPAAIVENWGIFTAIFRDLCASHDLRPDRLIFGAGLGIPYHPGDAPLDLEQVAAGAADDLDALTSDPRFADTELVLELGRYLVGPAGYFVTRVTSVKDSRGTRIAICDGGMNTHLAASGHFGMVLRRNYVIHRVGGGEGEVKTDISGPLCTSIDKLGTNVVLPRLDEGDLIAIHASGAYGPTSSPVNFISHPTPREIVAEGGQLRDATRIEGAGLRD
- the ade gene encoding adenine deaminase, translating into MDDLERRIAQARGDEPADLVLRGGRVFDLITGETIEGDVAICGDRIAGVGDYQGREVIDVTGLTLVPGFIDTHLHVESSLVTPFEFDRCVTPRGITTAICDPHEIANVIGLDGIRYFQQASPHLLMDLRVQLPSCVPSTQMETAGARIEADDLREVMDHPSGIGLAEFMNYPGVIHRDPTAMAKLRLFAGKHIDGHCPQLSGRDLNAYVAAGIRTEHEATTADEAREKLRKGMRVLIREGSVSKDLRALQPVLDERTSPYMCLCTDDRNPLDIAEHGHLDHMIRTLIVIGTPPLAAYRAASLSGAEAFGLKDRGLIAPGLRADIVALDSLEGCHAQIVLCAGRVVDAAAFASRGSVAPVGRNSVRAPRVGAADFRCTGNRVETDVIGIEEGRIITRHLVEDIAPQDGDKRPDTSRDLLRIAVIERHGKNGNIATGFVRGFGMTRGAMAGTVCHDHHNIAVVGADYDDMALAANRLSAIEGGFVVAENGRILAELALPVAGLMSLEPFETVRDRLADLRRAAASLGVVLDEPFLQLAFLALPVIPALKITDRGMVDVERFEIIAR